Genomic segment of Prochlorothrix hollandica PCC 9006 = CALU 1027:
ATGAGAACAGGCTATGAGGAGTCTCATTCTCAGATGATCAAAGTTTGTGAATCCATAAGCTTGACGCTTGATAACCTTTATTTTGTTATTAATTCCCTCCATTTTACCGCTAGTTGTACGGTTATAAAAGTAATTACAGATTCCATCAAAATGATTTTTGATTGTCG
This window contains:
- a CDS encoding transposase; translation: TIKNHFDGICNYFYNRTTSGKMEGINNKIKVIKRQAYGFTNFDHLRMRLLIACSH